The Nitrosopumilaceae archaeon genomic interval TGGACTGCAAAGGATGCAGCTGGCAACATCTCTAACGCAACTCAGACAGTTGATGTAGTTGACACCACTGCACCAAAGATCATTCCACCAAAGGACATCAAGGTAGAGGCAACTTCCCTTACTGATAATACCGTATCACTAGGTAATGCTACGGCAACAGATGTAGAACAAGTTACAATATCTGATAACGCTCCATCAGTATTCCCAATAGGCAAAACTGCAATTACATGGACTGCAAAGGATGCAGCTGGCAACATCTCTAACGCAACTCAGACAGTTGATGTAGTTGACACCACTGCACCAATTATTGTAGCACCAACAAATATTATTGTTAATGCAACAAGTCCTACCAGTAATAACGTAGAGATTGGTAACGCTACGGCAAAAGACGCCGTGGGTGTTGCTTCTATTACAAATGATGCACCACAAGTATTTCCATTTGGACAAACCATTGTAACATGGAAATCTACTGATACATCAGGAAACTCTGCTACTGCAACTCAAAAAATAACTGTAGTTGATAGATCTCCACCACAACTAAATATTCCAGCTGATATAGTTGTGAATGCTACCGCATTTGAAATGCCAATACAAATTGGACAAGCAACAGCTACTGGAATTATTGATACATCTCCAAAAATAACTAATAACGCTACTGCATCGTTCCCACTTGGTAAGACAATAGTAGAATGGAATGCTATTGATAAATTTGGTAATTCTAAATCACTTACACAATCAGTGACAGTATTGGCATGTGGTAAGCCTGAATCATCTTACAACTTGATAATGGGTACAGAAAATGATGATATTCTAGTTGGAAAAATAGGGGTTTCTAATTTGATAATAAGTCTTGGCGGAAATGATATAATTCGTGCTGGTACATCTGGTGATTGTATAATTGCAGGAAATGGTGACAATGTGATATTTGGAGGCAATGGAGATGATGCCATTATAGCTGGTAACGGTAACAATATCATAAAGGGAGGTTCAGGAAATGACAAAATAACAGTAGGCACAGGTTCGAATATAATTGATGGTGGAGATGGACATAACACTTGCACTGCTGACAATGTAAGCCACGATACCATAGTTAACTGTGAAGTACGATAATTACAGATACTGTTTACACCACTAATCACGCTCAATTCATTCAATTTGATTTAAGAAACTATACTTGATGTAATATTTCGATACTTTTCATATAGATTATAATAATAATCATTTTACCTTTATCTGATGTCAAATTCAAAGAAATTATTTTTACGGGCAAAAAAGGTTATTCCATCAGGAATAAACAGCCCAGTCAGATTCTATGATCCATATCCGTTCTTTGTAAAAAAAGCTAACGGCAGTGTGATCTGGGATGTGGATGGTAATAGGTATCTTGACTTTTGTAACGGATATGGTGCCTTGCTTTTGGGGCATCAAAGAAAAGAAATACTCTCAGCAGTTTTGTCACAATTAAAAAATGGAACGCTATACTGTGCACCAACAGATATTGAAGTTGAACTATCAGAATTAATTGTAAGAAATTATCCTTCCATGGAAAAAGTACGATTAGTAAACACTGGAAGCGAGGCCACAATGACTGCAATACGACTTGCAAGAGGCTTTACAAAGAGGAAAAAAATAATAAAATTTGAAGGATGCTACCATGGTGCGCATGAATCTGTTCTTGTAAAGGCGGGCTCTGGCGCAGCTCATAATGGAATATCAATCTCAGAAGGAGGTCTTGACGAAGTCTCTAAAAACACGCTTGTTGTACAGTATAACAATTCACAGGAGCTTGATTCCGTACTAGAAAAACAAAAAGATGTTGCTGGAGTGATAATAGAACCAGTACTTGCAAATATGGGTCTGGTTTTACCTGAAAAAAGATTTCTTGATAATGTCAGAAAAATTACAAAAGATCATGACGTTCCTTTGATATTTGATGAAGTAGTTACAGGATTTAGAATGTCACTAGGTGGAGCACAAAAATACTATTCCATAACACCTGACATTACCACGCTTGGCAAGGCACTTGGAAATGGATTTGTCATTGCCGCGGTGGGTGGCAAAAATGAGATAATGGATATGTTATCCCCGCAAGGAAAGGTGTACCAGGCAAGTACCTATGCTGGCAATCCCGTGTCTGTTGCCGCTGCTATAGCATCTATAAAAACGATAAACAAGGACAAAAACAAGATCTATCCAAAACTTGAACTTAGTTGCACCATATTGGCAAATGCCATCAAGGATCTAGCAACTGATCTAAGGATTCCTAACCAAATTAATTTTATTAGCTCCATGTTTCAGGTCTTTTTTACAGACAAGCCCGTAAAAGATTATGGTTCTGCAAAAAAAGCTGATACCAAAAAATTCAAGAAATTATTTGCCACACTTTTAAAAAATGGCGTATTTGTAGCACCATCTCAATTTGAAACCGTGTTTTTATCATATTCTCATACTACTGATGATTTGCACAAGACCATAGAAGCATACGAAAAATCTCTTAGAGCAGTGAAGACATGAAGTATACAATAGGAACAAGAGGCAGTCCACTTTCACTTGCCCAGACAAAATGGGTTATATCAGAATTAAAAAAGAAATCACCAGAAACAGAATTTGAGATAGTTCCGATAAAAACCAAAGGCGACACAGATGCAAGACCACTTTTTAACATAAATCAAAAGGGAATATTTGAAAAAGAAATTGATAGGGCAGTGGCTGAAAAAAAGGTTGACTTTGCAGTACATAGTTTGAAGGATGTTCCTGCAGAACTTCCTGATGATCTTATTCTATCTTGTATTCCAAAAAGAGAAGCTGCAAACGATGTGTTCATTTCCAAAGGTAATCACACCCTTGATAAAATAAAAAAAGGTGCAATAATTGGCACTAGCAGTCTTAGAAGAGCAGTACAGGTCTCACGCAAAAGACCTGATGTTATAGTAAAACCAATCAGGGGGAACATTGAATCAAGAATTAAAAAAATTGATGATGGAAATTTTGACGGCGTTGTTCTTGCCGAAGCGGGAATTGGAAGATTAGGTTTGGATGTAAAATTTGAAAAGCTCTCAATAAGCGAGTTTCCACCTTCTCCTGGACAAGGTGCACTTGCAATCGTATCAAGAAGGGATAATGTCAAACTAATCGAATTACTAAATACAATAGAAGATCCTGATTCTCGCTGTGCTATTGAAGCTGAAAGATCTCTTTCTATTTTTGTAGATTCTGGGTGTAGATTTCCAGTAGGTGCACTAGCAACAAAAACAGGAGACAAGCTAAAATTGCATGTAATAGTATATTCTGTAGATGGCAGCAAATCCATTAATGTGGAAAAAACAGGAGAGCCCATACATGCAAAAGAGCTTGGAAAGCAGTTAGCTACAGAGCTTGCTGAGAAGGGAATAGCAGAGCTTGCTAAAAATTGGAGAGAAAAAGTAGAGGAATGGAATAAAAAATGACAGGCAAAGTCTACATAGTTGGAGCAGGACCCGGTGACCACAAGCTTATCACGCTAAAAGCTGTTGAAGTGATAAAATCTGCCGATGTGGTTCTTTACGATAGACTGGTAAGTAAAGGAATCATTTCCATGATACCAAAAATTGCAGAAAAAGTCTATGTCGGGCGTGACGTTGGAGATGATTACAAACATCAAGACTCTACAAATGATTTGATGCTAAAGTTTGCAAAGACAAAGAAAAACATAGTCCGGCTAAAGGGAGGAGATCCTTTTATTTTTGGGAGAGGAGGCGAGGAAGCAGAATTTCTTAGATCTCACAAGATAAAATATGAAATTATTCCTGGAATAACATCTGGAATTGGCTCTGCAGAATATTCTGGAATACCGCTTACACACAGAGATTATGCCTCCTCAGTTGTTTTTGTCACAGGGCATGAGGATGCTAAAAAGACAAAAGAGGCTGTCAAATGGAAAAAACTTGCAAAATCTGTAGATACCATTGTAATAATGATGGGGCTTTCAAGATTAGAAAAAATTTCTAAAAACCTGATAGAGGGGGGACTAGATAAAAAAACTCCTGTAGCAGTAATACAAAATGGAACCACACCAAAACACAGAATGATAAAAGGAGATCTCTCAAACATATCACAAAAGGTAATCCAAGCCAAAATAAGACCGCCGTCTATAATTATAATAGGTAAGGTAGTTAATCTGTCTGAAATAATAGGGTGGAGAAAATGATTACTGGTAAAACAATCGCAATCACACGTTCCAAAGAAGATTCTGAAGAATTTATACAATTAATTACAAATGCAAATGCAAACCCCATATCTCTTCCAACAATAGAACTTGTAAGTAAGGGTGAAAAAATTGTTGATGAATTTCTACATGCAATAAAGGAGGAAGATCCAGATTTTTCTGTTTTTATGAGCTCAAAAGCAGTCAAACTTTTGTTTGATATCGCACGAAAAATTTCAAAATATGAAAAACTCCAACTTGCAATAGCAAATACTACTGTGATAGCCGTTGGACCAAAAACAAAAGCTGCACTAGAGTCTGAAGGAATCAGAGTTGCATACATGCCAAATAGGTTTTCTTCTGTTGGTGTAGGTGAGATCTTTACAAGATTAAATGCTGAAGGAAAAAAAGTCATTATTCCACGAAGTGGTGCTTCTACACCATTTCTTGCACAGCTTCTTGAAAAAATTGGGTTACAAGTAAAAGAAATTTATCTTTACGATGTATGCTCTTTTCGCGATACATCACAATGGAATGAATTTAGAGAACTGTTTGCAAATAACAAGGTGGATGGTATTGTCTTTACTAGTGCATCATCAGTAAATGCATTTTTTGAAATTATGTTATTGGATGCAGATAAAGAAACACTATTACAAAATCTTAGAGCATCAAAAATTGTTGCAATTGGACCATTTACTGCAGATGAATTGAAAAAATTTGGAATCAAACCAATAGTTGCAGATGTACATACAGTACCAGGAGCTTTTGAAACAATAAAAAATTGTTTTTGTTAGCTTGGACTATTTAGCTTAGCCTACTCCGCTATACACCTAGTAAGAGTTGTAGAAGTTTTTTATAATATAACGGTGTTATTTACGTGTATGACGACTGAGAACCTCAATATGGATTATAGTAAATATGATTTCAAAGATTCCACCGAAATGTATGTTTACACAAGCAAGAGGGGTCTCACAAGAGAAACAGTCATAGAAATCAGTAAATTAAAAGACGAACCACAATGGATGCTTGACTTTAGACTACGTTCTTATGATATTTTCATGAAAAAACCAATGCCAAATTGGGGTGGCGATCTAGCTAAAATAGATTTTAACAATATTTACTATTATGCAAGAGCATCCGAAAAGACAGAAAAAAATTGGGATGATGTTCCAGCTGACGTAAAAGCAACCTTTGACAAGCTTGGAATTCCAGAGGCGGAGAAAAAATTCCTTGCAGGTGTAGGTGCTCAATATGAATCTGAAGTTGTTTATCATAGTCTAAGAGAAGACTTGGCAAAAAAAGGTGTAGTTTTCCTTGATACTGATACTGCTCTAAAAGAACAACCTGAAATCTTCAAAAAGTATTTTGGCAAAGTAATTCCTCCAGAAGATAACAAGTTTGCAGCACTAAATAGTGCAGTCTGGAGTGGTGGATCTTTTATTTATGTTCCAAAAGGCGTCAAAGTAGATCTTCCATT includes:
- a CDS encoding HYR domain-containing protein; this translates as WTAKDAAGNISNATQTVDVVDTTAPKIIPPKDIKVEATSLTDNTVSLGNATATDVEQVTISDNAPSVFPIGKTAITWTAKDAAGNISNATQTVDVVDTTAPIIVAPTNIIVNATSPTSNNVEIGNATAKDAVGVASITNDAPQVFPFGQTIVTWKSTDTSGNSATATQKITVVDRSPPQLNIPADIVVNATAFEMPIQIGQATATGIIDTSPKITNNATASFPLGKTIVEWNAIDKFGNSKSLTQSVTVLACGKPESSYNLIMGTENDDILVGKIGVSNLIISLGGNDIIRAGTSGDCIIAGNGDNVIFGGNGDDAIIAGNGNNIIKGGSGNDKITVGTGSNIIDGGDGHNTCTADNVSHDTIVNCEVR
- the hemL gene encoding glutamate-1-semialdehyde 2,1-aminomutase, which gives rise to MSNSKKLFLRAKKVIPSGINSPVRFYDPYPFFVKKANGSVIWDVDGNRYLDFCNGYGALLLGHQRKEILSAVLSQLKNGTLYCAPTDIEVELSELIVRNYPSMEKVRLVNTGSEATMTAIRLARGFTKRKKIIKFEGCYHGAHESVLVKAGSGAAHNGISISEGGLDEVSKNTLVVQYNNSQELDSVLEKQKDVAGVIIEPVLANMGLVLPEKRFLDNVRKITKDHDVPLIFDEVVTGFRMSLGGAQKYYSITPDITTLGKALGNGFVIAAVGGKNEIMDMLSPQGKVYQASTYAGNPVSVAAAIASIKTINKDKNKIYPKLELSCTILANAIKDLATDLRIPNQINFISSMFQVFFTDKPVKDYGSAKKADTKKFKKLFATLLKNGVFVAPSQFETVFLSYSHTTDDLHKTIEAYEKSLRAVKT
- the hemC gene encoding hydroxymethylbilane synthase, translated to MKYTIGTRGSPLSLAQTKWVISELKKKSPETEFEIVPIKTKGDTDARPLFNINQKGIFEKEIDRAVAEKKVDFAVHSLKDVPAELPDDLILSCIPKREAANDVFISKGNHTLDKIKKGAIIGTSSLRRAVQVSRKRPDVIVKPIRGNIESRIKKIDDGNFDGVVLAEAGIGRLGLDVKFEKLSISEFPPSPGQGALAIVSRRDNVKLIELLNTIEDPDSRCAIEAERSLSIFVDSGCRFPVGALATKTGDKLKLHVIVYSVDGSKSINVEKTGEPIHAKELGKQLATELAEKGIAELAKNWREKVEEWNKK
- the cobA gene encoding uroporphyrinogen-III C-methyltransferase, with the translated sequence MTGKVYIVGAGPGDHKLITLKAVEVIKSADVVLYDRLVSKGIISMIPKIAEKVYVGRDVGDDYKHQDSTNDLMLKFAKTKKNIVRLKGGDPFIFGRGGEEAEFLRSHKIKYEIIPGITSGIGSAEYSGIPLTHRDYASSVVFVTGHEDAKKTKEAVKWKKLAKSVDTIVIMMGLSRLEKISKNLIEGGLDKKTPVAVIQNGTTPKHRMIKGDLSNISQKVIQAKIRPPSIIIIGKVVNLSEIIGWRK
- a CDS encoding uroporphyrinogen-III synthase; the protein is MITGKTIAITRSKEDSEEFIQLITNANANPISLPTIELVSKGEKIVDEFLHAIKEEDPDFSVFMSSKAVKLLFDIARKISKYEKLQLAIANTTVIAVGPKTKAALESEGIRVAYMPNRFSSVGVGEIFTRLNAEGKKVIIPRSGASTPFLAQLLEKIGLQVKEIYLYDVCSFRDTSQWNEFRELFANNKVDGIVFTSASSVNAFFEIMLLDADKETLLQNLRASKIVAIGPFTADELKKFGIKPIVADVHTVPGAFETIKNCFC